The Solanum lycopersicum chromosome 6, SLM_r2.1 genome has a window encoding:
- the LOC544223 gene encoding wound-inducible carboxypeptidase precursor, producing the protein MAKKNFVLHYNLLLISLLAFLFLLTEGAPQSALVTQLPGFNGTFNSKHYAGYVNIDESHGKNLYYYFVESERNPSKDPVVLWLNGGPGCSSFDGFVYEHGPFNFDFGKPSGSLPSLHNNPYSWSKVSNIIYLDSPVGVGLSYSGNKSDYNTGDLKTASDSHSFLLKWFEIYPEFLKNPFYISGESYAGIYVPTLASEVVKGIDAGVRPAINFMGYMVGNGVADDIIDGNAIVPFQHGMGLISDDLYEEAVVACHGNFYEPVDSNCSEKLNKIDQVVYDLNVYDILEPCYHSKKPSVITTGNSRLPMSFRKLGETERPLPVRKRMFGRAWPYKAPVRAGHVPTWPEILNSVEVPCTDDRVATLWLNNADVRKAIHAEPATVIGPWELCTDKIDLDHDSGSMIPYHKNLTARGYRAIIFSGDHDMCVPFTGSAVWTKSLGYPIVDEWRPWYVNDQVAGFIQGYANNLIFMTIKGAGHTVPEYKPREALAFYSRWLEGKKI; encoded by the exons ATGgcaaaaaaaaactttgttttACACTATAATCTACTGTTAATTTCTTTGTTggcatttttgtttttgttaacaGAAGGGGCACCTCAGAGTGCACTGGTAACTCAACTACCTGGCTTCAATGGCACTTTTAACTCAAAACATTATGCTGG GTATGTTAATATAGATGAAAGTCATGGGAAAAATTTGTATTACTACTTTGTTGAATCTGAAAGAAATCCATCAAAGGATCCAGTTGTTCTTTGGCTTAATGGTGGACCTGGTTGTTCAAGCTTTGATGGATTTGTCTATGAGCATG GgccttttaattttgattttggaaaGCCAAGTGGTAGCCTGCCTTCTCTGCACAACAATCCATACAGTTGGTCTAAG GTTTCCAATATAATATATCTGGACTCTCCTGTTGGTGTTGGATTATCTTACTCGGGAAATAAATCTGACTATAATACAGGAGACTTAAAGACTGCATCTGATAGCCACTCATTTCTCCTCAAG tGGTTTGAGATCTACCCGGAATTCCTCAAGAACCCATTTTACATATCTGGAGAGTCTTATGCTGGAATATACGTACCAACTCTGGCTTCTGAAGTAGTAAAAG GTATTGATGCTGGAGTAAGGCCAGCTATCAACTTTATG GGTTACATGGTGGGAAATGGCGTGGCAGATGATATAATAGACGGTAATGCTATTGTTCCATTTCAACATGGTATGGGCCTCATTTCAGATGACTTATATGAg GAAGCTGTTGTTGCATGCCATGGAAATTTCTACGAACCAGTGGATAGTAATTGTTCAGAAAAGCTTAATAAAATTGATCAG GTAGTTTATGATCTAAACGTTTATGACATTCTAGAACCATGTTACCACAGCAAAAAACCTAGTGTAATTACCACTGGTAACTCAAGATTGCCTATGAGCTTTCGTAAACTAGGTGAGACAGAAAGGCCTCTTCCTGTCAGAAAAAGAATGTTTGGCCGTGCATGGCCTTATAAAGCCCCAGTAAGAGCGGGACATGTCCCAACTTGGCCGGAGATTCTCAATAGTGTAGAAGTCCCTTGCACA GATGATCGTGTTGCTACACTGTGGCTCAACAATGCAGATGTTCGTAAAGCTATTCATGCTGAACCA GCAACTGTGATAGGTCCCTGGGAGCTATGCACAGACAAAATAGATCTGGATCATGATTCTGGAAGCATGATTCCATATCACAAAAATCTCACAGCTCGGGGCTATCGGGCAATCATATTCAG TGGAGATCACGATATGTGTGTTCCATTCACTGGTTCAGCAGTATGGACAAAATCTCTTGGATATCCGATCGTGGATGAATGGAGGCCTTGGTATGTGAATGACCAAGTTGCAGG TTTCATACAAGGTTATGCCAACAACCTCATTTTTATGACTATTAAG GGAGCTGGACATACCGTGCCAGAATACAAACCACGAGAGGCGTTGGCGTTCTACTCTCGCTGGTTAGAGGGCAAGAAGATATGA
- the LOC109120532 gene encoding calmodulin-like protein 3, translating into MDPVELNRIFQMFDRNGDGTITKKELNDSLQSLGIHIEDQELDHMIEKIDVNGDGYIDVDEFGTLYKSIMDEKDEEEDMREAFNVFDQNGDGYITVEELRSVLGSLGLKQGKTLEDCKRMIMKVDVDGDGMVDFKEFRQMMKGGGFSLT; encoded by the coding sequence ATGGACCCCGTAGAGCTAAATAGAATATTCCAAATGTTTGATCGTAATGGAGATGGAACGATAACGAAAAAAGAGCTCAACGACTCGTTGCAAAGCTTGGGAATACACATTGAGGATCAAGAACTTGATCATATGATTGAAAAAATAGACGTAAATGGAGATGGATATATCGATGTAGATGAATTCGGGACATTGTATAAGTCAATCATGGACGAGAAGGACGAAGAGGAGGATATGAGAGAAGCGTTCAACGTGTTTGATCAAAATGGTGATGGATATATAACCGTGGAAGAATTAAGGTCCGTTTTGGGATCATTAGGGTTGAAACAAGGTAAAACATTGGAAGATTGTAAGAGAATGATCATGAAAGTCGACGTGGATGGTGATGGAATGGTTGATTTTAAAGAATTTAGACAAATGATGAAAGGGGGTGGATTTTCATTAACATGA
- the LOC101258765 gene encoding uncharacterized protein: MAVANLQRFASRIARNPSIFSITRSSASSCSSRSGSAKVADRIVKLFAVDPEGCKREIIGLSGQTLLKALTNHGLIDPDSHRLEDIDACSSECEVHIAQEWLEKLPKASYDEQYVLKRNSRARVLNKHSRLGCQVVLSPELQGMVVAIPEPKPWDIP; the protein is encoded by the coding sequence ATGGCGGTCGCTAATTTGCAGAGATTCGCCTCACGAATCGCACGAAACCCTTCGATTTTTTCAATCACTCGATCCTCCGCATCCTCATGTTCGTCCCGCTCCGGCTCCGCCAAAGTCGCCGATCGGATCGTCAAGCTCTTCGCCGTTGACCCTGAGGGCTGTAAACGGGAGATTATAGGGCTCTCGGGTCAAACTCTGCTCAAAGCGCTAACCAACCACGGGTTAATCGACCCGGATTCTCATCGCCTTGAAGACATTGATGCGTGTTCCTCCGAGTGTGAGGTGCACATTGCTCAAGAATGGCTCGAGAAGCTTCCAAAAGCTTCTTACGATGAGCAGTATGTGCTGAAGAGGAACTCTAGGGCTAGGGTTTTGAACAAACATTCTAGGCTGGGTTGTCAGGTGGTCCTCTCACCGGAGCTTCAAGGAATGGTTGTAGCAATTCCTGAGCCTAAGCCATGGGATATCCCATAA
- the LOC101257871 gene encoding serine carboxypeptidase-like 20 isoform X2, protein MARKNIILEYSIVLTLLAFWFLVTQGAPQSALVTQIPGFNGTFQSKHYAGYVNLDESHGKNMFYYFIESEKNPSNDPVVLWLNGGPGCSSFDGFVYEHGPFNFELGKANGSLPILHNNPYSWSKVSNIIYLDSPVGVGLSYSKNKDDYNTGDLKTASETHSFLLKWFAIYPEFLKNPFYISGESYAGIYVPTLASEVVKGIDAKVEPVINFKGYMVGNGVTDEKIDGNALVPFQHGMGLISDKMFEDATTACKGVFYTPSSQNCTMLLLKITQTVMGLNIYDILEPCYHSPLSTKNSKLPMSFHKLGETERPLPVRTRMFGRAWPLNAPVKEGLVPSWPELLDNHHVFCTDDTVATAWLNNEDVRKAIHAEPATVTGPWELCKHLNFTHDAGSMLPYHKNLTTRGYRALIYSGDHDMCVPYTGSEKWTSSLGYAIVDEWRPWYTKDQIQGYVQVAGYTQGYANNLTFLTIKGAGHTVPEYKPRESLQFYDNWLQGKKI, encoded by the exons ATGGCaagaaaaaacattattttagagTATAGTATAGTATTAACATTGTTGGCATTTTGGTTTTTGGTAACACAAGGGGCACCTCAGAGTGCATTGGTTACTCAAATCCCTGGCTTCAATGGCACTTTTCAATCAAAACATTATGCTGG GTATGTTAATTTAGATGAAAGCCATGGAAAGAATATGTTTTACTACTTTATTGAATCTGAAAAAAATCCATCAAATGATCCAGTTGTTCTTTGGCTTAATGGTGGACCTGGCTGTTCAAGTTTTGATGGATTTGTCTATGAGCATG GACCTTTTAATTTTGAGTTGGGGAAGGCAAATGGTAGTTTGCCTATTCTGCATAACAATCCATACAGTTGGTCTAag GTTTCCAATATAATATATCTGGATTCTCCTGTTGGTGTTGGATTATCTTACTCGAAAAATAAAGATGACTATAATACAGGAGACTTAAAAACTGCATCCGAAACCCATTCGTTTCTCCTCAAG TGGTTTGCAATCTACCCGGAGTTCCTCAAGAACCCATTTTACATATCTGGAGAGTCTTATGCTGGAATATACGTGCCAACGCTGGCTTCTGAAGTAGTAAAAG GTATCGATGCTAAAGTAGAGCCCGTCATCAACTTTAAG GGTTATATGGTGGGAAATGGCGTGACAGATGAGAAGATAGACGGTAATGCTCTTGTTCCATTTCAACATGGTATGGGCCTTATTTCAGACAAAATGTTTGAG GATGCAACTACTGCATGCAAAGGAGTCTTCTACACCCCAAGCAGTCAAAATTGTACAATGTTACTATTAAAAATTACTCAG ACAGTTATGGGACTAAACATTTATGACATACTAGAACCGTGTTACCACAGCCCCCTTAGCACCAAAAACTCAAAATTGCCAATGAGCTTTCATAAACTAGGCGAGACAGAAAGGCCTCTTCCTGTCAGAACTAGAATGTTTGGCCGTGCTTGGCCTTTGAATGCCCCAGTAAAAGAGGGACTTGTCCCATCTTGGCCAGAGCTTCTTGATAATCATCATGTCTTTTGCACT GATGATACTGTTGCTACTGCGTGGTTAAACAATGAAGATGTTCGTAAAGCAATTCATGCTGAACCA GCAACTGTGACAGGTCCTTGGGAGCTATGCAAACACTTAAACTTCACTCATGATGCTGGAAGCATGCTTCCGTATCACAAAAACCTCACAACTCGGGGATATAGGGCACTCATATACAG TGGAGATCACGATATGTGTGTACCATACACTGGTTCAGAGAAATGGACAAGTTCACTTGGATATGCAATCGTGGATGAATGGAGGCCTTGGTATACGAAAGACCAAATTCAAGG TTACGTACAAGTTGCAGG TTACACTCAAGGTTATGCCAACAACCTTACTTTTCTGACTATTAAG GGAGCTGGACACACCGTGCCTGAATACAAACCACGAGAGTCGTTGCAGTTCTACGACAATTGGCTACAGGGCAAGAAAATTTGA
- the LOC101257871 gene encoding serine carboxypeptidase-like 20 isoform X1 — MARKNIILEYSIVLTLLAFWFLVTQGAPQSALVTQIPGFNGTFQSKHYAGYVNLDESHGKNMFYYFIESEKNPSNDPVVLWLNGGPGCSSFDGFVYEHGPFNFELGKANGSLPILHNNPYSWSKVSNIIYLDSPVGVGLSYSKNKDDYNTGDLKTASETHSFLLKWFAIYPEFLKNPFYISGESYAGIYVPTLASEVVKGIDAKVEPVINFKGYMVGNGVTDEKIDGNALVPFQHGMGLISDKMFEDATTACKGVFYTPSSQNCTMLLLKITQTVMGLNIYDILEPCYHSPLSTKNSKLPMSFHKLGETERPLPVRTRMFGRAWPLNAPVKEGLVPSWPELLDNHHVFCTDDTVATAWLNNEDVRKAIHAEPVRYNFAHLVPTLNMMIYFYQLVIDLWFNLVVQQATVTGPWELCKHLNFTHDAGSMLPYHKNLTTRGYRALIYSGDHDMCVPYTGSEKWTSSLGYAIVDEWRPWYTKDQIQGYVQVAGYTQGYANNLTFLTIKGAGHTVPEYKPRESLQFYDNWLQGKKI; from the exons ATGGCaagaaaaaacattattttagagTATAGTATAGTATTAACATTGTTGGCATTTTGGTTTTTGGTAACACAAGGGGCACCTCAGAGTGCATTGGTTACTCAAATCCCTGGCTTCAATGGCACTTTTCAATCAAAACATTATGCTGG GTATGTTAATTTAGATGAAAGCCATGGAAAGAATATGTTTTACTACTTTATTGAATCTGAAAAAAATCCATCAAATGATCCAGTTGTTCTTTGGCTTAATGGTGGACCTGGCTGTTCAAGTTTTGATGGATTTGTCTATGAGCATG GACCTTTTAATTTTGAGTTGGGGAAGGCAAATGGTAGTTTGCCTATTCTGCATAACAATCCATACAGTTGGTCTAag GTTTCCAATATAATATATCTGGATTCTCCTGTTGGTGTTGGATTATCTTACTCGAAAAATAAAGATGACTATAATACAGGAGACTTAAAAACTGCATCCGAAACCCATTCGTTTCTCCTCAAG TGGTTTGCAATCTACCCGGAGTTCCTCAAGAACCCATTTTACATATCTGGAGAGTCTTATGCTGGAATATACGTGCCAACGCTGGCTTCTGAAGTAGTAAAAG GTATCGATGCTAAAGTAGAGCCCGTCATCAACTTTAAG GGTTATATGGTGGGAAATGGCGTGACAGATGAGAAGATAGACGGTAATGCTCTTGTTCCATTTCAACATGGTATGGGCCTTATTTCAGACAAAATGTTTGAG GATGCAACTACTGCATGCAAAGGAGTCTTCTACACCCCAAGCAGTCAAAATTGTACAATGTTACTATTAAAAATTACTCAG ACAGTTATGGGACTAAACATTTATGACATACTAGAACCGTGTTACCACAGCCCCCTTAGCACCAAAAACTCAAAATTGCCAATGAGCTTTCATAAACTAGGCGAGACAGAAAGGCCTCTTCCTGTCAGAACTAGAATGTTTGGCCGTGCTTGGCCTTTGAATGCCCCAGTAAAAGAGGGACTTGTCCCATCTTGGCCAGAGCTTCTTGATAATCATCATGTCTTTTGCACT GATGATACTGTTGCTACTGCGTGGTTAAACAATGAAGATGTTCGTAAAGCAATTCATGCTGAACCAGTAAGATACAATTTTGCTCATCTTGTACCAACTTTAAACATGATGATTTACTTTTACCAATTGGTGATCGATTTATGGTTCAATCTTGTGGTACAACAGGCAACTGTGACAGGTCCTTGGGAGCTATGCAAACACTTAAACTTCACTCATGATGCTGGAAGCATGCTTCCGTATCACAAAAACCTCACAACTCGGGGATATAGGGCACTCATATACAG TGGAGATCACGATATGTGTGTACCATACACTGGTTCAGAGAAATGGACAAGTTCACTTGGATATGCAATCGTGGATGAATGGAGGCCTTGGTATACGAAAGACCAAATTCAAGG TTACGTACAAGTTGCAGG TTACACTCAAGGTTATGCCAACAACCTTACTTTTCTGACTATTAAG GGAGCTGGACACACCGTGCCTGAATACAAACCACGAGAGTCGTTGCAGTTCTACGACAATTGGCTACAGGGCAAGAAAATTTGA
- the LOC101257276 gene encoding serine carboxypeptidase-like 20 codes for MAKKNIVLHYNILLICLLAFLFLLTEGAPQSALVTQLPGFNGTFNSKHYAGYVNIDESHGKNLYYYFVESERDPSNDPVVLWLNGGPGCSSFDGFVYEHGPFNFDFGEPSGSLPSLHNNPYSWSKVSNIIYLDSPVGVGLSYSNNKSDYVTGDLKTASDSHKFLLKWFEIYPEFLMNPFYISGESYAGIYVPTLASEVVKGIDAGVKPDINFEGYMVGNGATDDYTDGNALIGFQHGMGLISDQLFEEVNAACNGNFYEPSREECIKMFQKIDLVLSDINVYDILEPCYHSKEPSLITINSSRLPMSFRKLGETERPLPVRKRMFGRAWPFKAPVKEGRVPTWPEILNGVAVPCTDDRVATVWLNNADVRKAIHAEQTTVIGPWELCTDKITMYHDSGSMIPYHKNLTARGYRAIIYSGDHDMCVPYTGSALWTRSLGYPIVDEWRPWYVNEQVAGFIQGYDNNLIFMTVKGAGHTVPEYKPREALAFYSRWLEGKKI; via the exons atggcaaaaaaaaatattgttttacaCTATAATATACTGTTAATTTGTTTGTTggcatttttgtttttgttaacaGAAGGGGCACCTCAGAGTGCACTGGTAACTCAACTCCCTGGCTTCAATGGCACTTTTAACTCAAAACATTATGCTGG GTATGTTAATATAGATGAAAGTCATGGCAAGAATTTGTATTACTACTTTGTTGAATCTGAAAGAGACCCATCAAATGATCCAGTTGTTCTTTGGCTTAATGGTGGACCTGGTTGTTCGAGCTTCGATGGATTTGTCTATGAGCATG GgccttttaattttgattttggagaGCCAAGTGGTAGCCTGCCTTCTCTGCATAACAATCCATACAGTTGGTCCAAG GTTTCCAATATAATATATCTGGACTCTCCTGTTGGTGTTGGATTGTCTTACTCGAACAATAAATCTGACTACGTGACAGGAGACTTAAAGACTGCATCTGATAGCCACAAATTTCTCCTCAAG tGGTTTGAGATCTATCCAGAGTTCCTCATGAACCCATTTTACATATCTGGAGAGTCTTATGCTGGAATATACGTACCAACTCTGGCTTCTGAAGTAGTAAAAG GTATTGATGCTGGAGTAAAGCCTGATATCAACTTTGAG GGTTACATGGTGGGAAATGGAGCGACAGATGACTACACAGACGGTAATGCTCTAATTGGATTTCAACATGGTATGGGCCTCATTTCAGATCAATTATTCGAG GAAGTTAATGCTGCATGCAATGGAAATTTCTACGAACCATCGCGAGAGGAATGTATAAAGATGTTTCAGAAAATTGATCTG GTACTTAGTGATATAAACGTCTATGACATTCTAGAACCGTGTTACCACAGCAAAGAACCTAGTTTAATTACCATTAATAGCTCAAGATTACCTATGAGCTTTCGTAAACTAGGCGAGACAGAAAGGCCTCTTCCTGTCAGAAAACGAATGTTTGGCCGTGCATGGCCTTTTAAAGCTCCAGTAAAAGAGGGACGTGTCCCAACTTGGCCGGAGATTCTCAATGGTGTAGCAGTCCCTTGCACT GATGATCGTGTTGCTACTGTGTGGCTCAACAATGCAGATGTTCGTAAAGCTATTCATGCAGAACAGACAACTGTGATAGGTCCCTGGGAGCTATGCACAGACAAAATAACTATGTATCATGATTCTGGAAGCATGATTCCTTATCACAAAAATCTCACAGCTCGGGGCTATCGGGCAATCATATACAG TGGGGATCACGATATGTGTGTACCATACACTGGTTCAGCACTATGGACAAGATCTCTTGGATATCCGATCGTGGATGAATGGAGGCCTTGGTATGTGAATGAACAAGTTGCAGG TTTCATACAAGGTTATGACAACAACCTCATTTTTATGACTGTTAAG GGAGCTGGACACACCGTGCCAGAATACAAACCACGAGAGGCGTTGGCGTTCTACTCTCGCTGGTTAGAGGGCAAGAAGATATGA
- the LOC101258166 gene encoding serine carboxypeptidase-like 20 — MARKNFILHYELLLIASLLTFLFLVTEGAPQSALVTQIPGFNGTFHSKHYAGYVNIDESHGKNLYYYFVESERDPSNDPVVLWLNGGPGCSSFDGFVYEHGPFNYELGKPSTSLPSLHNNPYSWSKVSSVIYLDSPVGVGLSYSKNKSEYETGDLKTASDTHLFLLKWFEIYPEFLTNPFYISGESYAGIYVPTLSYEVVKGIDAGVTPAINFKGYMVGNGVTDEKIDANALVPFQHGMGLISDDLYEEAVRACHGNFYEPVGSNCLDKLDRIEQVVNDLNVYDILEPCYHSKEPSAITTGNSRLPMSFRKLGETERPLPVRKRMFGRAWPFKAPVRAGHVPTWPEILNDLYVPCTDDRVATAWLNNEDVRKAIHAEQTTLIGPWELCTDKIGLSHDSGSMIPYHKNLTARGYRALIYSGDHDMCVPFTGSEKWTRSLGYPIVDKWRPWYVNEEVAGYIQGYDNNLTFITIKGAGHTVPEYKPQEALAFYSRWLEGKNI, encoded by the exons ATGGCaagaaaaaactttattttacaTTATGAGTTACTGTTAATTGCCAGTTTGTTgacatttttgtttttggtaaCAGAAGGGGCACCTCAGAGTGCACTGGTAACTCAAATCCCTGGCTTCAATGGCACTTTTCACTCAAAACATTATGCTGG GTATGTTAATATAGATGAAAGTCATGGCAAGAATTTGTATTATTACTTTGTTGAATCTGAAAGAGACCCATCAAATGATCCAGTTGTTCTTTGGCTTAATGGTGGACCTGGTTGTTCAAGCTTTGATGGATTTGTCTATGAGCATG GACCTTTTAATTATGAGTTGGGAAAGCCAAGTACTAGCCTGCCTTCTCTGCATAACAATCCATACAGTTGGTCCAAg GTTTCCAGTGTAATATATCTGGATTCTCCTGTTGGTGTTGGATTATCTTACTCGAAAAATAAATCTGAATACGAGACAGGAGACTTGAAGACTGCATCTGATACCCATTTGTTTCTCCTCAAG TGGTTTGAGATCTACCCAGAGTTCCTCACGAACCCATTTTACATATCTGGAGAGTCTTATGCAGGAATATATGTGCCAACTTTGTCTTACGAAGTAGTAAAAG GTATTGATGCTGGAGTAACACCCGCTATCAACTTTAAg GGCTACATGGTGGGAAATGGTGTGACAGATGAGAAAATAGATGCTAATGCTCTTGTTCCATTTCAACATGGTATGGGCCTTATTTCAGATGACTTATATGAG GAAGCTGTTCGTGCATGCCATGGAAATTTCTACGAACCAGTGGGTAGTAATTGTTTAGACAAGCTTGATAGAATTGAACAG GTAGTTAATGATCTAAATGTCTATGACATTCTTGAACCGTGTTACCACAGCAAAGAACCTAGTGCAATTACCACTGGTAACTCAAGATTGCCCATGAGCTTTCGTAAACTAGGTGAGACAGAAAGGCCTCTTCCTGTCAGAAAAAGAATGTTTGGCCGTGCATGGCCTTTTAAAGCTCCAGTAAGAGCGGGACATGTCCCAACTTGGCCGGAAATTCTTAATGACTTATATGTCCCTTGCACT GATGATCGTGTTGCTACTGCATGGCTAAACAATGAAGATGTTCGTAAAGCAATTCATGCTGAACAA ACAACGTTGATAGGTCCATGGGAGCTATGCACAGACAAAATAGGTCTAAGTCATGATTCTGGAAGCATGATTCCGTATCACAAAAACCTCACAGCTCGGGGATATCGGGCACTCATATACAG TGGGGATCACGATATGTGTGTACCATTCACTGGTTCAGAAAAATGGACAAGATCACTTGGATATCCAATCGTGGATAAATGGAGGCCTTGGTATGTGAATGAAGAAGTTGCAGG TTACATACAAGGTTATGACAACAACCTCACATTTATAACTATTAAG GGAGCTGGACACACCGTGCCTGAGTACAAACCACAAGAGGCGTTGGCGTTCTATTCGCGCTGGCTAGAGGGAAAGAacatatga
- the HYD1 gene encoding probable 3-beta-hydroxysteroid-Delta(8),Delta(7)-isomerase: MASQGEAHPYVPHDLKLPGFVPLFLSQSEIVGVYGISSVLVVVFMWIFSGFVPKLSKTDRVLMCWWIFTGLTHMVLEGYFVFTPDFYQKTSPVYLAEVWKEYSKGDSRYVGRDAAVVSVEGVTAVIEGPACLLAVYAIATKKAYRHVLQLSICLGQLYGTAIYFITALLEGDNFSTSPFYYYAYYVFANHFWVWIPSLIVIHCWKKICAAVRVHEQKTKTR, encoded by the exons ATGGCAAGCCAGGGAGAAGCTCACCCCTACGTTCCACATGATCTAAAATTGCCTGGTTTTGTTCCCCTATTCCTCTCACAGTCAGAAATTGTTGGTGTATATGGCATCTCATCCGTACTGGTTGtggtgttcatgtggatatTCTCAG GATTTGTTCCTAAATTATCAAAGACTGACAGGGTACTCATGTGCTGGTGGATTTTCACGGGCCTAACCCACATGGTCCTTGAGGGCTATTTCGTTTTTACTCCAGATTTCTACCAAAAGACTAGTCCCGTTTACCTTGCTGAAGTCT GGAAAGAATACAGCAAAGGTGATTCAAGATACGTAGGCCGAGATGCTGCAGTTGTTAGTGTTGAAGGGGTCACAGCTGTCATAGAGGGGCCAGCGTGCCTTCTTGCAGT GTATGCTATAGCTACTAAGAAGGCATACAGGCACGTACTTCAACTATCCATTTGTTTGGGGCAGCTCTATGGCACGGCTATATACTTCATAACAGCTCTTTTGGAAGGCGATAATTTTTCTACAAGCCCCTTCTATTACTACGCTTACTATGTCTTTGCAAATCATTTCTGGGTTTGGATACCAAGTCTCATAGTGATCCACTGCTGGAAGAAAATATGTGCTGCTGTCCGCGTCCACGAGCAGAAGACCAAGACCCGCTGA
- the LOC101259346 gene encoding uncharacterized CRM domain-containing protein At3g25440, chloroplastic, which yields MLWRGFFFPATLCKSRQLQHLVCCRFIFEPVLPHSVPQQTSLLNAVCKVFERGVTVGPRLVVQKWDFGLINSGRYYCTAGKAGETSNGGGNDAVAESSGEFKEDKIKRKKLKGKRQVVKWLKFFRWKKKKEFQRMTAEERILFKLRKARKKEERLVEALRKVEPKEIPEATHDPEILTPEEHFYFLKMGEKCKNYVPVGRRGIYQGVILNMHLHWKKHQTLKVVVKTFSPEEVKEIAVELARLSGGIVLDIQDDDTIIMYRGKNYSQPPTEIMSPRSTLSRKKALDKSKYRDSLRAVERYIPRLEQDLELLRLQAENKTDAPDKNQEAGFEKFQPEHRSDQQIEASDKLKRIMIENEEQSEENDSMVDTDICSDSEDLSDIFETDSEEEHEEKAEEPLYLDVFEKFPVQSNGDAQDFEEHLRQISSNSRKEKSPGKDVDTPGLDEVDKIILQATSLLKKQKR from the exons ATGCTCTGGCGAGGTTTCTTCTTTCCGGCGACGCTCTGCAAATCACGGCAGCTACAACATCTCGTCTGCTGCCGATTCATCTTCGAACCCGTTTTACCCCATTCCGTTCCCCAGCAAACCAG TCTCTTGAATGCAGTATGCAAGGTTTTTGAGAGAGGAGTTACTGTTGGGCCACGCTTAGTCGTACAAAAATGGGATTTTGGATTGATAAATTCGGGCCGGTATTACTGTACGGCTGGAAAAGCTGGGGAAACGTCGAACGGCGGTGGGAATGATGCTGTTGCAGAGAGTTCCGGTGAGtttaaagaagataaaatcaAGAGGAAGAAACTGAAGGGTAAAAGACAGGTTGTGAAGTGGTTGAAGTTCTTCAggtggaagaagaagaaagagttcCAAAGAATGACAGCTGAAGAAAGAATacttttcaaattgaggaag GCACGGAAGAAAGAGGAGAGGCTTGTTGAAGCTCTTAGGAAGGTTGAGCCTAAGGAGATACCGGAGGCTACTCATGACCCAGAAATATTGACACCAGAAGAACACTTCTACTTCCTGAAAATGGGGGAGAAGTGCAAGAATTATGTACCAGTTGGAAGACGTGGGATATACCAGGGTGTGATCCTTAATATGCACTTGCATTGGAAGAAGCACCAAACTCTGAAAGTGGTGGTGAAAACCTTCTCTCCTGAGGAGGTTAAGGAAATAGCTGTAGAGCTTGCAAGATTAAGTGGTGGAATCGTTCTTGATATCCAGGATGATGACACCATTATAATGTACAGGGGAAAGAATTATTCTCAACCACCAACTGAGATAATGTCTCCAAGAAGTACTCTTTCCAGGAAAAAG GCCTTAGATAAATCTAAATACAGAGATTCCTTAAGAGCTGTTGAGAGATACATTCCACGGCTGGAGCAAGATCTTGAGCTGCTTCGGTTGCAAGCTGAAAATAAAACTGATGCTCCTGACAAAAATCAAGAGGCTGGCTTTGAGAAATTTCAGCCTGAACACCGTTCAGATCAGCAAATTGAGGCATCTGATAAGCTCAAAAGGATAATGATTGAAAATGAAGAACAGAGTGAAGAAAATGATTCCATGGTAGATACAGATATATGCTCAGATTCTGAAGATCTTTCAGATATTTTTGAAACAGACTCTGAGGAAGAGCATGAAGAGAAGGCTGAAGAACCACTTTATTTGGATGTGTTTGAAAAGTTTCCAGTGCAAAGTAATGGAGATGCACAGGATTTCGAGGAGCATTTGCGTCAAATATCTTCTAACTCGAGGAAAGAGAAATCACCAGGTAAAGATGTCGACACACCAGGTCTTGATGAGGTTGATAAGATTATTCTGCAAGCTACATCACTTTTGAAGAAACAGAAGAGATGA